In Campylobacter mucosalis, a single window of DNA contains:
- a CDS encoding NUDIX hydrolase, producing MYAGISDLKILPLENGKYLKPFRMKFTQNGKERDWECVKAMSSVSALLYHTQMDSFLLVKQFRPAVWYSQHEEGIATSEPGYTYELCAGLLDKGISKEQTIKEEILEECGYAVSDVTPIVMTYGAFGFSGNTQSMFYATIDESMRVNSGGGVAGEEEIELVFIPRLDMLSFLFDESKPKGFGLLFAYFWWEKNLKEKFVTP from the coding sequence ATGTATGCTGGTATAAGTGATCTTAAAATTTTACCACTAGAAAATGGCAAATATCTAAAGCCGTTTCGTATGAAATTTACACAAAATGGCAAAGAGCGCGACTGGGAGTGCGTTAAAGCTATGAGTAGCGTATCTGCGTTGCTTTATCATACGCAAATGGATTCGTTTTTGCTCGTTAAGCAGTTTAGACCGGCTGTTTGGTACTCACAGCACGAAGAGGGTATCGCTACTAGTGAGCCAGGATATACGTATGAGCTTTGTGCTGGTTTGCTTGATAAGGGCATTAGCAAAGAGCAAACTATAAAAGAGGAAATTTTAGAAGAGTGCGGATATGCCGTAAGTGATGTGACGCCTATTGTGATGACGTATGGTGCTTTTGGCTTTAGCGGAAACACTCAAAGTATGTTTTATGCCACTATAGATGAAAGTATGCGTGTAAATAGCGGTGGCGGTGTGGCTGGAGAGGAGGAGATAGAGCTTGTCTTTATACCTCGCTTGGATATGCTTAGCTTTTTATTTGATGAGAGTAAGCCAAAGGGTTTTGGGCTACTTTTTGCCTACTTTTGGTGGGAGAAAAATTTAAAGGAAAAATTTGTCACACCTTAG
- a CDS encoding plasminogen-binding N-terminal domain-containing protein → MKKILLTLTLFTALVFGADLGLREYKTPIISIDDDDTATIIDSPDIIVGSSGIVIHKFNSSDRSIIARASVVSKSSGFAKVRFEVFDTLEQRALPLPGIAPKTDDMVVLNYLYSRSIIIAPNKEIYNEVVGVFRDVTFIHPDLVGAYLSYNYKPNPSRDDFRKMCSQSAAGLIFIAMDSKSVFADCQSFKVLKEFKSGEVEYYQLPFYTRVKDIDTVFYKLDSEHINNYDAHYDSLLEQ, encoded by the coding sequence TTGAAAAAAATTTTACTTACACTAACACTTTTTACAGCACTAGTTTTTGGGGCTGATCTTGGATTAAGGGAGTATAAAACTCCAATTATTAGCATTGACGATGATGATACAGCTACTATAATCGATAGTCCTGATATTATCGTTGGTTCAAGCGGTATAGTAATACACAAATTTAACTCAAGCGACCGCTCGATTATCGCTAGAGCGAGTGTAGTTTCAAAATCTAGTGGTTTTGCAAAGGTTCGTTTTGAGGTGTTTGATACACTAGAGCAAAGGGCTCTTCCATTGCCTGGCATAGCACCAAAAACCGATGATATGGTCGTACTAAACTATCTATACTCACGCTCAATCATAATCGCCCCAAATAAAGAAATTTACAACGAAGTTGTGGGTGTGTTTAGAGATGTTACGTTTATTCATCCAGATTTAGTGGGAGCATACTTAAGCTACAACTATAAGCCAAATCCTAGTCGCGACGACTTTAGAAAGATGTGCTCACAAAGTGCGGCTGGACTGATTTTTATAGCTATGGACTCAAAAAGCGTATTTGCTGATTGCCAAAGTTTTAAGGTTTTAAAGGAGTTTAAAAGTGGCGAGGTTGAGTATTACCAATTACCATTTTATACAAGGGTAAAAGATATCGACACAGTATTTTACAAACTTGATAGCGAACATATCAACAACTACGACGCACACTACGATAGCCTACTAGAACAATGA
- the mgtE gene encoding magnesium transporter has protein sequence MSVELSEAKELIDLHLDEHSTQELSAYDLAQHLKTIKNHDEELYSSYLKRLDPESLGDVAIELPESLLKDVIETLPSEKIVKAIEELESDDATDLLQYIEEIDENKAKELFDGLDKDNQAEILRLRSYDDDEAGAYMQTELFSAILAEKTGDAVARLRRQKEAGELENVSQLFIIEPDRTLKFAIPLEELILFDFSKSLEQNLKSRDEEDFKPHTVLDSDDIHDVVGIVEDHDLNVVPVVDSRGILLGRITADDIHDFIQSSATEQMYNLAGVSDEAEEDDTLVGAGRARAFWLMINLCTAIVSSFIVGMFDETIASYVALAVLMPIVASMGGNTGTQALAVTVRRISLGEIEFSDAKSVLKREVSISLINGLIFGVVMGVIAWMWFSKPLLGVVIMLSMLINLCLAGFFGTIIPLTLKKFDIDPAVGSSVVLTTFTDCIGFFSFLGLAKCMLV, from the coding sequence ATGAGCGTTGAGTTAAGCGAGGCTAAAGAGCTTATAGATCTGCATTTAGATGAACACTCCACTCAAGAGCTTAGCGCATACGATCTTGCTCAGCACTTAAAGACTATCAAAAATCACGATGAAGAGCTTTACTCTAGCTACCTAAAACGCCTAGATCCTGAAAGTCTTGGCGATGTGGCCATAGAGCTACCAGAGTCGCTCTTAAAAGATGTCATAGAGACGCTACCTAGCGAAAAGATTGTAAAGGCTATTGAAGAGCTTGAGAGCGACGACGCTACCGATCTTTTACAATATATCGAAGAGATAGATGAGAATAAGGCAAAGGAGCTTTTTGATGGTCTTGATAAGGACAATCAAGCTGAAATTTTACGCCTTAGAAGTTATGATGATGATGAAGCTGGTGCCTATATGCAAACCGAGCTTTTTTCTGCCATTTTGGCTGAAAAAACAGGCGATGCGGTAGCTAGACTTAGAAGACAAAAGGAGGCTGGAGAGTTAGAGAACGTATCTCAGCTTTTTATAATCGAGCCAGATAGAACGCTTAAATTTGCTATACCGCTTGAAGAGCTTATTTTGTTTGATTTCTCAAAGAGTTTAGAACAAAATTTAAAAAGTAGAGACGAGGAGGATTTTAAGCCTCATACGGTGCTTGATAGTGATGATATACACGATGTAGTTGGTATAGTAGAGGATCACGACCTAAACGTTGTGCCGGTTGTTGATAGTAGGGGTATTTTACTAGGTCGTATCACGGCTGATGACATTCACGATTTTATCCAATCTAGTGCAACTGAGCAGATGTATAACCTAGCTGGTGTTAGTGATGAGGCTGAAGAGGATGATACTTTAGTCGGTGCTGGCAGGGCTCGTGCCTTTTGGCTTATGATAAATTTATGCACCGCTATTGTTAGCTCATTTATAGTTGGTATGTTTGATGAGACGATAGCTTCGTATGTCGCGCTTGCCGTGCTTATGCCAATAGTCGCTTCTATGGGTGGAAACACTGGCACTCAAGCACTTGCGGTTACGGTTAGGCGTATTAGTCTTGGAGAGATTGAGTTTAGCGACGCAAAGAGCGTTTTAAAGCGCGAAGTTAGCATATCTTTGATAAATGGTCTTATTTTTGGTGTTGTTATGGGTGTTATTGCTTGGATGTGGTTTTCAAAGCCGCTTCTTGGCGTGGTTATTATGCTTAGTATGCTTATAAATTTATGCTTAGCGGGATTTTTTGGGACGATAATACCGCTTACTTTGAAGAAATTTGACATCGATCCTGCCGTTGGTTCATCTGTTGTTCTTACGACTTTTACTGATTGTATAGGGTTTTTTAGCTTTTTAGGACTTGCAAAATGTATGCTGGTATAA
- the serA gene encoding phosphoglycerate dehydrogenase has translation MKTIIVCDAIHKAGFEILSKEQDIKVIDAVSTPKDKLLEILGEADVAITRSSTDVDEKFLNSAKRLKAVVRAGVGVDNVDIDGCSRRGIIAMNVPTANTIAAVELTMAHMLAAARSFPYAHNDLKVDRIWKREKWYGVELFNKTLGVIGFGNIGSRVAVRAKAFGMNIIAYDPYIDPAKVIDMGGVYTANFDDILKCDFITIHTPKTRETTDIIGEAEISKMKDGVRLINCARGGLYNEEALYDGLKSGKIAFAGIDVFSKEPAINHPLLDLPNVSVTPHLGANTLESQRNIAIEAVEQAISAARGISYPNALNLPIKTDDLPPFVEPYVELVSKMSFLGAQINKKAIKAIRVETEGQIGEYAKSMLTFAIVGALRESLGDSINYVNAKFLCDEKGITTEAIVAPESGYKNKISVRITTESDVVTIGGTVFGENEQRIVSVNGFKTDFKPKGKMIIFKNHDIPGVIASISAILAADKINIADFRLGRDNHGMALAVILVDEHISKELLSKLNAIDACVWASYVVV, from the coding sequence ATGAAAACTATCATAGTTTGCGATGCTATTCACAAGGCTGGTTTTGAAATTTTATCTAAAGAGCAAGACATAAAAGTCATAGACGCAGTTTCTACGCCAAAAGATAAGCTTTTAGAAATTTTAGGCGAAGCCGATGTTGCCATCACTAGAAGCTCGACCGATGTTGATGAGAAGTTTTTAAATTCGGCAAAAAGGCTAAAAGCCGTGGTTCGTGCCGGGGTTGGCGTTGATAATGTCGATATAGACGGCTGTTCACGTCGAGGTATCATAGCTATGAACGTGCCTACGGCAAACACTATAGCAGCCGTTGAACTTACTATGGCTCATATGTTAGCAGCCGCAAGGTCTTTTCCGTATGCACACAATGATTTAAAAGTAGATAGAATTTGGAAACGCGAAAAGTGGTATGGAGTTGAGCTTTTTAATAAAACTTTAGGCGTCATTGGCTTTGGTAACATAGGCTCACGAGTCGCAGTCCGTGCAAAGGCTTTTGGTATGAATATCATCGCCTACGACCCTTACATTGACCCTGCAAAAGTGATCGATATGGGCGGTGTTTATACTGCAAATTTTGATGATATTTTAAAATGTGATTTCATCACAATCCACACGCCAAAAACAAGAGAAACAACCGATATAATAGGCGAAGCTGAAATTTCAAAGATGAAAGACGGTGTCAGGCTGATAAATTGTGCTAGGGGTGGACTTTATAATGAAGAGGCTCTTTATGACGGACTAAAAAGCGGTAAAATCGCCTTTGCTGGTATTGATGTATTTTCAAAAGAACCAGCTATAAACCATCCACTTTTAGATTTGCCAAATGTGAGCGTCACGCCACATCTTGGTGCAAATACGCTTGAAAGCCAAAGAAATATCGCAATAGAGGCAGTTGAACAAGCCATAAGTGCGGCTCGTGGCATAAGCTATCCAAATGCGCTAAATTTGCCTATAAAAACGGATGACCTACCGCCGTTTGTTGAGCCTTATGTCGAGCTTGTTAGCAAAATGTCATTTTTGGGTGCTCAAATAAATAAAAAGGCTATTAAAGCTATCAGGGTTGAAACAGAGGGGCAGATTGGAGAGTATGCAAAATCTATGCTTACATTTGCCATTGTTGGTGCCTTAAGAGAGAGTCTTGGCGATAGCATAAATTATGTAAATGCGAAATTTTTGTGCGATGAAAAAGGCATAACAACAGAAGCAATAGTCGCACCAGAGAGTGGATATAAAAATAAAATCAGCGTTAGAATAACAACAGAGAGCGATGTTGTGACTATTGGTGGAACGGTTTTTGGTGAAAATGAGCAACGCATAGTTAGTGTAAATGGCTTTAAGACCGACTTTAAGCCAAAAGGTAAAATGATAATATTTAAAAACCACGATATACCAGGGGTTATTGCAAGTATTAGTGCTATTTTGGCGGCTGATAAGATAAACATCGCCGACTTCCGCCTTGGCAGGGATAATCACGGTATGGCACTTGCTGTTATCTTGGTTGATGAGCATATTAGCAAAGAGTTGCTATCTAAACTAAATGCGATAGACGCTTGTGTCTGGGCGTCTTACGTTGTCGTTTGA
- a CDS encoding peptidoglycan DD-metalloendopeptidase family protein, giving the protein MRATLFLVLLIVNLYALKPSVEELSWENGTPFLGFLEKNKIPLSIFYGLSSEDQELAAEISAGVTYQILRDSDGSIAQVLIPVSDELQMHIYKDSSNVYRLDFIPISYQSENVILNIEITRSVTEDIYEYTGSIGLAIAFRDAFKGEKGIDFKKIQKGDRAVIVYSQKRRMGRIFGTPEIYAAYFQTRGKQYTMYKFEDKFYDKNGKEYDKFFLIRPVLNARITSPFTLKRYHPILRRYRAHLGVDYGAPRGTPVRSAGDGKVKFVGTKNGYGKVIIVSHAGGYETLYAHLNGFVKGIKSGQSVKQGVNIGFVGSSGMSTGPHLHFGLYRNNKPINPESMLKVAKSVVDNKDTKKFKQIVAQYDSVIKKSIDTNTSVPKEQRFENLVEIREKNER; this is encoded by the coding sequence ATCAGAGCGACGCTCTTTTTAGTATTACTGATTGTAAATTTATACGCTTTAAAACCTAGCGTAGAGGAGCTTAGCTGGGAAAACGGCACACCATTTTTAGGATTTTTAGAAAAAAATAAAATTCCTCTTTCTATTTTCTATGGACTCTCAAGCGAAGATCAAGAGTTAGCGGCTGAAATTTCAGCTGGTGTAACCTATCAAATTTTAAGAGATAGCGACGGATCGATAGCCCAAGTTTTAATACCAGTAAGCGATGAGCTTCAAATGCATATCTATAAAGATAGCTCAAATGTCTATCGTTTGGATTTTATACCGATATCTTATCAAAGTGAAAATGTTATACTAAATATAGAAATCACTCGCTCTGTAACTGAAGATATTTACGAATACACCGGTTCAATCGGTCTTGCAATTGCATTTAGGGACGCTTTTAAGGGCGAAAAAGGGATTGATTTTAAAAAGATACAAAAGGGCGATAGGGCAGTTATAGTTTATAGTCAAAAAAGGCGTATGGGGCGTATTTTTGGCACTCCTGAAATTTATGCAGCGTATTTTCAAACTAGAGGCAAACAGTATACGATGTATAAATTTGAGGATAAATTTTATGATAAAAATGGTAAAGAATATGATAAATTTTTCCTTATAAGACCAGTTCTTAACGCTCGTATCACATCTCCATTTACGCTAAAACGATACCATCCAATACTTCGTAGATATCGTGCTCACTTGGGTGTAGACTATGGTGCTCCACGTGGTACTCCTGTACGTTCTGCTGGAGATGGAAAGGTAAAATTTGTCGGCACAAAAAATGGATATGGCAAGGTTATAATAGTTTCACACGCTGGTGGATATGAGACGCTTTATGCACATTTAAATGGCTTTGTTAAGGGTATAAAAAGCGGACAGAGTGTAAAACAGGGCGTAAATATAGGCTTTGTCGGAAGTAGTGGTATGAGCACTGGACCACATCTGCATTTTGGACTTTATAGAAATAATAAGCCAATAAATCCAGAAAGTATGCTAAAAGTTGCAAAAAGTGTGGTTGATAATAAAGATACAAAGAAATTTAAACAGATTGTAGCCCAATATGACTCTGTGATTAAAAAGAGTATCGATACAAATACAAGTGTGCCAAAAGAGCAACGCTTTGAAAATTTAGTTGAGATTAGGGAAAAAAATGAGCGTTGA
- the ispG gene encoding flavodoxin-dependent (E)-4-hydroxy-3-methylbut-2-enyl-diphosphate synthase, whose protein sequence is MQRYPTKQIKIRNVLIGGDAPISVQSMTFSKTKDVKGTLEQINRLYFAGCDIVRCAVLDKDDANALKEIVAQSPLPVVADIHFNYRLALIASEFVDGVRINPGNIGSKERIKAVVEACKERNLPIRIGVNSGSLEEQFEQKYGRSVEAMVASALYNIKLLEDFGFTDIKISLKSSDVARTMRAYEELRPKVIYPFHLGVTEAGTTFHATIKSAIALGGLLLKGIGDTMRVSITGELEEEIKVAKAILKDSGRQKEGLNIISCPTCGRLQSDLMSAIKLVEEKTKHIKEPLNVSVMGCVVNAIGEAKGADVAIAFGKGNGLIMRRGEVVAKLKESELVDRFLAEIDDEIKSRQ, encoded by the coding sequence TTGCAAAGATATCCTACTAAACAGATAAAAATTCGCAACGTCCTAATCGGTGGCGACGCCCCAATCTCGGTGCAGTCAATGACATTTTCAAAGACAAAGGATGTCAAAGGCACACTAGAACAAATCAATCGCCTTTATTTTGCAGGTTGCGATATCGTTAGGTGTGCCGTGCTTGATAAAGATGACGCAAATGCTCTAAAAGAGATAGTGGCACAAAGTCCATTGCCGGTCGTGGCTGACATACACTTTAACTACCGCTTAGCTTTAATCGCAAGTGAGTTTGTAGATGGTGTGCGTATAAATCCCGGTAATATCGGCTCAAAAGAGCGGATAAAAGCGGTTGTAGAGGCGTGTAAAGAGCGAAATTTGCCAATTAGAATTGGTGTAAATTCTGGCTCACTTGAAGAGCAGTTTGAGCAAAAATACGGCAGAAGTGTTGAAGCAATGGTGGCTTCGGCACTTTATAATATAAAATTATTAGAGGATTTTGGCTTTACTGATATTAAAATTTCACTAAAATCAAGCGATGTTGCTAGGACGATGAGAGCTTATGAAGAGCTTCGTCCAAAGGTTATCTATCCATTTCATCTTGGCGTTACCGAAGCTGGGACGACCTTTCACGCTACGATAAAGTCGGCAATCGCGCTTGGAGGGCTTTTATTAAAAGGCATTGGCGATACGATGAGGGTTAGCATTACAGGCGAACTTGAAGAAGAAATAAAGGTTGCAAAGGCGATTTTAAAGGATAGTGGTCGTCAAAAAGAGGGGCTAAATATCATCTCTTGTCCGACTTGTGGGCGTTTGCAAAGCGATTTGATGAGTGCTATAAAGCTTGTTGAAGAAAAAACTAAACACATAAAAGAGCCACTAAATGTAAGCGTAATGGGCTGTGTGGTAAATGCTATTGGCGAGGCAAAGGGTGCTGACGTGGCAATAGCCTTTGGCAAGGGCAACGGGCTAATAATGCGTCGTGGGGAAGTGGTGGCAAAGCTAAAAGAGAGTGAGCTAGTTGATCGCTTTTTAGCAGAGATTGATGATGAGATAAAAAGTAGGCAGTAA
- a CDS encoding replicative DNA helicase, producing the protein MAKSKFENIDLHNLYDLDMERAILSSIILNNDALSEIYDTIKADDFYLKGHSDIFRAMIECLNTDQPIATTFLKNKLGDKFDESIMGEILGTNAIIDIEKYAVELKEKSVKRGLVKIAQGMPSKVNEDKQSRDMVDEISADLYSLVDSQKSGAIKNSPQIVENLVEYLKKQAQLDGQAVVGLSTGFRALNEKTNGFKRGDLVIVAARPGMGKTTLCLNFINQVLKENLGVVFFSLEMPAEQIMMRMLSAKTSIPLQNIISANMSDEELTNLNNACEEMSQKKLFVHDSGYVNIHQVRTQMRKLKSAHPEISLCVIDYIGLMMSTSNFSERHLQIAEISRGLKLLARELDMPIIALSQLNRGLENRANKRPMLSDLRESGAIEQDADMILFVYREEVYKEQEEREKEQQARADGKEYKSSFERNKIEEKAEIIIGKNRNGEPGHVDVVFQSRYTRFVDPVSQPVAEVAFSG; encoded by the coding sequence ATGGCAAAAAGTAAATTTGAAAACATAGACCTTCATAATCTTTACGATCTTGATATGGAGCGTGCAATCCTAAGCTCAATAATACTTAATAACGACGCTCTGAGTGAAATTTACGATACTATCAAGGCCGATGACTTTTATCTAAAAGGCCATAGCGATATTTTTCGTGCTATGATTGAGTGCTTAAACACCGATCAGCCAATAGCAACGACGTTTTTAAAAAATAAGCTTGGCGATAAATTTGATGAGAGTATAATGGGCGAAATTTTAGGCACAAACGCCATTATTGACATTGAAAAATATGCTGTTGAGCTTAAGGAAAAATCTGTTAAACGCGGACTTGTCAAGATAGCTCAGGGTATGCCAAGCAAGGTAAATGAGGATAAGCAAAGCCGTGATATGGTCGATGAGATTAGCGCTGATTTATACTCATTAGTTGACAGTCAAAAGAGTGGAGCGATAAAAAATAGTCCACAAATAGTTGAAAATTTGGTTGAGTATCTTAAAAAACAAGCCCAGCTTGACGGACAGGCAGTGGTCGGACTTAGCACTGGTTTTCGTGCATTAAACGAAAAGACAAACGGCTTTAAACGTGGCGATTTAGTCATAGTTGCGGCTCGTCCTGGTATGGGCAAAACCACGCTTTGTTTAAATTTTATAAATCAAGTTTTAAAAGAGAATTTGGGCGTGGTGTTTTTCTCGCTTGAAATGCCAGCAGAGCAGATTATGATGCGTATGCTTTCGGCTAAAACTTCTATACCGCTTCAAAATATAATTAGTGCAAATATGAGCGATGAAGAGCTTACAAATTTAAACAATGCGTGTGAGGAGATGAGCCAAAAAAAGCTCTTTGTGCACGATTCTGGATATGTAAATATCCATCAAGTTCGCACTCAAATGCGAAAACTAAAGTCGGCTCATCCTGAAATTTCACTTTGTGTTATTGACTATATCGGACTTATGATGAGTACGAGTAATTTTAGTGAGCGTCATTTGCAGATAGCTGAAATTTCACGTGGCTTAAAACTACTTGCAAGGGAGCTTGATATGCCTATCATCGCACTTTCTCAGCTTAATAGGGGGCTTGAAAATAGGGCAAATAAGCGACCTATGTTAAGCGATTTAAGGGAGTCTGGAGCGATAGAGCAAGACGCTGATATGATACTTTTTGTTTACCGCGAAGAGGTTTACAAAGAGCAAGAAGAGCGTGAAAAAGAGCAACAAGCAAGAGCTGACGGCAAAGAGTATAAAAGTAGTTTTGAGCGTAATAAGATTGAAGAAAAAGCAGAGATTATCATCGGCAAAAACCGAAATGGTGAGCCTGGGCACGTTGATGTAGTGTTTCAGTCTAGATATACTCGCTTTGTTGATCCGGTTAGTCAGCCTGTTGCCGAGGTCGCTTTTAGCGGATAG
- a CDS encoding YihY/virulence factor BrkB family protein, with translation MINKLLCGLKLAFKILSGFKDKELMHYASSLSFHTIMSIIPVLLLSFSLFTKLPVFEVYYSKIEDFMFSSMLPTHQDVISKYIQTFLQNSGNLGIIGFIAILFTSAMFFMDYEHVVNKIMNTKHRSFWSSLSSYWTLITLAPMGLALSFYLSSIFQDILNSNEYTSSINFLSVFPYLIIWVIFCVTYLISVSEPVKFKNALFSSFITSLVWYLGKSLFVYYALHNKTYLSIYGSFSIMLLFFLWVYISWIIFLYGFKICAFLNQKSKF, from the coding sequence ATGATAAACAAGCTCCTTTGTGGTTTAAAACTGGCATTTAAAATTTTATCAGGTTTTAAAGACAAGGAGCTTATGCACTATGCCTCTAGCCTTAGTTTTCATACGATAATGTCAATTATACCCGTTTTACTGCTAAGCTTTTCACTTTTTACAAAGCTTCCGGTTTTTGAGGTTTATTACTCAAAAATCGAGGATTTTATGTTCTCATCAATGCTTCCAACTCATCAAGATGTGATAAGCAAATACATCCAAACTTTTTTGCAAAATAGCGGAAATTTAGGGATAATTGGCTTTATAGCCATACTTTTTACCTCGGCTATGTTTTTTATGGACTACGAACACGTTGTAAATAAAATAATGAACACAAAACACCGAAGTTTTTGGAGCTCGTTAAGCTCGTATTGGACGCTTATAACACTTGCACCAATGGGACTAGCTCTTAGTTTTTATCTATCAAGTATCTTTCAAGATATTTTAAACTCCAACGAATATACAAGCTCCATAAATTTTCTAAGCGTGTTTCCATATCTGATAATATGGGTGATATTTTGCGTGACATATCTAATCTCAGTAAGTGAGCCAGTTAAATTTAAAAATGCCCTTTTTAGCTCGTTTATAACATCGCTCGTTTGGTATCTTGGAAAGTCACTTTTTGTGTATTACGCACTTCATAACAAAACATATCTTAGTATTTATGGTTCATTTTCGATTATGCTACTTTTCTTTTTGTGGGTCTACATCTCTTGGATTATCTTTCTTTATGGCTTTAAAATTTGTGCCTTTTTAAATCAAAAGAGTAAATTTTAA
- a CDS encoding ComEC/Rec2 family competence protein, with the protein MLFWLFIFALFFVNLFSEFLRYSDFMDAGEQDIKAVVLRSYVKQNNGLSYSVLHLKSENFSFYTTSRSKFKQNDYLNLTIHSVDVKFLDFISNKFYMPTSYVKIKPYKHSPTLRDSLISAINSQHQNAKISELYSALFLADSISKELRDDVTLLGVSHLVAISGYHLGVIFSLIFLLLTPILRPLYQKFCPWRDYKFDIFILAFVICVFYFLLLGFVPSFLRAFCMAVFGFFMLLRGIKILNFQTLSTCVGICIALFPSLLFNIGFYLSCMGVFYIFIYLKYFKDRFGFVAHSVFLNFYLFFVMQIPVLFFFPIISFAQFLVIPASYAFIIFYPASLVFHLVGFGSVFDDLLLKFLNFKAEFISVDIKIYEFLVFNALSILAIKFRLIAVILPIFGILKFTLLI; encoded by the coding sequence ATGCTTTTTTGGCTCTTTATTTTTGCACTGTTTTTTGTAAATTTATTTAGCGAATTTTTACGATATAGCGATTTTATGGACGCAGGAGAGCAGGATATAAAGGCTGTTGTGCTTAGAAGCTATGTTAAACAGAACAATGGTTTGTCTTACTCTGTTTTGCATTTAAAGTCAGAAAATTTTAGCTTTTATACAACTTCAAGATCAAAATTTAAACAAAACGATTATTTAAACCTCACTATCCACTCTGTTGATGTGAAATTTTTAGATTTTATCTCAAATAAATTTTATATGCCAACAAGCTATGTCAAAATCAAGCCATACAAACACTCGCCAACGCTTAGAGATAGCCTTATATCTGCTATAAATTCCCAACACCAAAACGCAAAAATATCCGAACTTTACTCGGCTTTGTTTTTAGCAGATAGTATCTCAAAAGAGCTTAGAGATGATGTCACGTTGCTTGGCGTTAGTCATCTTGTCGCAATAAGTGGATATCATTTAGGCGTCATATTTAGTCTTATATTTTTGCTTTTAACTCCCATTTTAAGACCACTTTATCAGAAATTTTGCCCTTGGAGAGATTATAAATTTGATATTTTTATACTCGCTTTTGTGATTTGTGTATTTTATTTTTTACTGCTTGGGTTTGTCCCTAGCTTTTTACGTGCTTTTTGTATGGCAGTTTTTGGATTTTTTATGCTTTTAAGAGGGATAAAAATTTTAAACTTCCAAACACTTTCAACTTGTGTTGGAATTTGCATTGCTTTATTTCCTAGTTTGCTTTTTAATATCGGCTTTTATCTATCTTGTATGGGCGTTTTTTATATTTTTATCTATTTAAAATACTTTAAAGATCGTTTTGGTTTTGTGGCTCACTCTGTGTTTTTAAATTTTTATCTGTTTTTTGTTATGCAAATTCCAGTTTTATTTTTCTTTCCCATTATCTCGTTTGCCCAGTTTTTGGTTATCCCTGCTAGTTATGCTTTTATCATCTTTTATCCAGCCAGTCTTGTTTTTCATCTAGTTGGTTTTGGCTCTGTTTTTGATGATTTGTTGCTTAAATTTTTAAATTTTAAGGCGGAATTTATTAGCGTCGATATTAAAATTTATGAGTTTTTGGTATTTAATGCACTCTCAATTTTGGCTATAAAATTTAGACTAATTGCTGTGATTTTGCCTATTTTTGGTATTTTAAAATTTACTCTTTTGATTTAA